Proteins from a single region of Sandaracinaceae bacterium:
- a CDS encoding Spy/CpxP family protein refolding chaperone: MTTTSSIFRKISFASLLVALAVPAGLSAQTPNPDAGVSGGAAARGHGPRGEGRRGGRGHGHGHGHGHRADVMRQLDLSEAQQAQLRTIRQETRAQAEGLRERGDHDGLRALHEAARQRMEAVLTPAQRQRAESLRTQARTEHMTRRVAHLRESLGLSDAQATRVQRVFEQAAARRQATPRGGTPEARRAAHQAEREAVEQELRQILTPAQVQQLESERANHQGRRGHRGPRGRGQGGHGAEGRGQGGGAR, translated from the coding sequence ATGACCACCACCTCCTCCATCTTCCGCAAGATCTCCTTCGCCTCCCTGCTGGTCGCGCTGGCCGTCCCGGCCGGACTCTCGGCACAGACCCCCAACCCAGACGCTGGCGTCTCGGGCGGCGCAGCCGCGCGTGGCCACGGCCCTCGCGGTGAGGGTCGACGTGGCGGGCGGGGTCACGGCCACGGCCACGGCCACGGCCACCGCGCCGACGTCATGCGTCAGCTGGACTTGAGCGAGGCTCAGCAGGCGCAGCTGCGGACCATCCGCCAGGAGACCCGCGCCCAGGCCGAGGGCCTGCGGGAGCGGGGCGACCACGACGGCCTCCGGGCTCTGCACGAGGCCGCTCGGCAGCGCATGGAGGCGGTGCTCACCCCGGCGCAGCGTCAACGGGCCGAGAGCCTGCGAACCCAGGCGCGCACCGAGCACATGACGCGTCGCGTCGCTCATCTGCGCGAGAGTCTGGGCCTCAGCGACGCGCAGGCGACTCGCGTGCAGCGCGTGTTCGAGCAAGCGGCAGCGCGACGCCAGGCCACCCCGCGTGGTGGTACGCCCGAGGCACGCCGGGCCGCGCACCAGGCAGAGCGCGAGGCGGTCGAGCAGGAGCTGCGCCAGATCCTGACGCCCGCCCAGGTGCAGCAACTCGAGTCGGAGCGGGCCAACCATCAGGGACGCCGTGGGCACCGCGGCCCTCGCGGACGCGGTCAGGGCGGCCACGGCGCCGAGGGGCGCGGCCAAGGCGGCGGCGCGCGCTGA
- a CDS encoding HAMP domain-containing histidine kinase gives MATPTDPRRAAADRSVALDSGRDVAFLWLVRTRWAATLAFAVAVVVAHEVLHVALERTPLFVLWSLSLATNAAAAWIPKRHQARSGAWLLGFDVVVLTFILAISGGATNPFSALYLVYITLAAMTSSGRATAALTTLTIVGYGALFVLPVDGPDPHAAMGHGAHGAPAVEGASAYDAHLYGMFLAFAVTAALLAAFVSRLAAALKHREEELVAARAAVARGERLHALTTLSAGAAHELGTPLGTIALVAREIERVAEEEPRLACVREDAALVRSEVARCRGILDRMAGRTGEPVGEALREVTWGALVEGVRERLHAADAARVEVEGADVTLHVPLRAMTQVLENLVRNGLDAAPEGAVRVRAEPATVAGGVRLRVTDDGSGMTPELLARAGEPFFTTKDVGRGMGLGLYLARAVVEQLGGSFQLRSEDGTGTEVCMELPT, from the coding sequence ATGGCCACGCCCACCGACCCCCGCCGGGCCGCAGCGGACCGCTCCGTCGCTCTCGACAGCGGGCGCGACGTGGCCTTCTTGTGGCTGGTTCGCACGCGTTGGGCGGCCACCTTGGCCTTCGCCGTCGCGGTGGTCGTCGCCCACGAGGTGCTGCACGTGGCGCTCGAGCGCACGCCGCTGTTCGTGCTCTGGAGCTTGTCGCTGGCGACCAACGCGGCTGCGGCGTGGATCCCCAAGCGCCACCAGGCTCGGAGTGGCGCGTGGTTGCTAGGCTTCGACGTCGTCGTGCTGACCTTCATCCTGGCCATCTCGGGGGGGGCCACCAACCCGTTCAGCGCGCTCTACCTCGTGTACATCACCCTCGCGGCGATGACCTCGAGCGGACGAGCCACCGCCGCGCTCACCACGCTGACCATCGTGGGGTATGGCGCGTTGTTCGTGCTCCCGGTCGATGGACCAGACCCCCACGCGGCCATGGGGCACGGCGCTCATGGCGCCCCCGCCGTCGAGGGGGCGTCCGCATACGACGCGCACCTGTACGGGATGTTCCTGGCGTTTGCCGTGACCGCCGCGCTCTTGGCCGCCTTCGTCTCGCGGCTCGCCGCTGCGTTGAAGCACCGAGAAGAGGAGCTGGTAGCGGCCCGCGCTGCGGTGGCGCGTGGCGAGCGGCTGCACGCCCTCACCACGCTTTCCGCGGGGGCTGCGCACGAGCTGGGGACGCCCCTCGGGACCATCGCGCTGGTGGCGCGCGAGATCGAGCGTGTCGCGGAGGAAGAGCCACGGCTGGCGTGCGTCCGCGAAGATGCAGCGCTGGTGCGTTCCGAGGTGGCTCGCTGTCGCGGCATCCTCGATCGTATGGCGGGACGCACCGGAGAGCCCGTCGGGGAGGCGCTCCGCGAGGTCACGTGGGGGGCGCTCGTGGAGGGCGTTCGCGAGCGCCTCCACGCCGCTGACGCCGCGCGCGTGGAGGTGGAGGGCGCGGACGTGACACTGCACGTGCCTCTCCGCGCCATGACGCAGGTGCTCGAGAACTTGGTGCGCAATGGCCTCGACGCGGCGCCCGAGGGGGCAGTGCGGGTACGGGCCGAGCCTGCGACGGTGGCCGGGGGCGTGCGTCTACGCGTGACGGACGACGGAAGCGGGATGACACCCGAGCTGCTGGCGCGGGCGGGTGAGCCGTTCTTCACCACGAAGGACGTCGGCCGCGGGATGGGCCTCGGTCTGTACCTGGCACGCGCGGTCGTCGAGCAGCTGGGTGGGTCGTTCCAGTTGCGGTCCGAGGACGGAACGGGTACCGAAGTGTGCATGGAGCTGCCCACGTGA
- a CDS encoding response regulator → MSAQEPIAHTLLVVDDDDVFRSRLGRAFAARGYDVREARDGDEALRAAQQETPEFAVVDLRMPGCSGLEVVSGLHALDPMTRVVVLTGYGSIATAVEAVKLGAAHYLTKPADADEIEAAFARGAGDGDATLPIREDDAPSLARVEWEHIQRVLTDAGGNISVAAKRLGLHRRSLQRKLGKYPVSR, encoded by the coding sequence GTGAGCGCCCAAGAGCCGATCGCCCACACGCTGCTCGTGGTGGACGACGACGACGTCTTCCGTTCAAGGCTCGGGCGCGCGTTCGCTGCTCGGGGCTATGACGTGCGCGAGGCGCGTGACGGCGATGAGGCCCTCCGCGCTGCACAGCAAGAGACCCCCGAGTTCGCCGTGGTGGACCTGCGCATGCCGGGATGCAGCGGGCTCGAGGTGGTCAGCGGCCTCCACGCGCTCGACCCCATGACGCGTGTGGTGGTGTTGACGGGCTATGGGAGCATCGCGACCGCCGTCGAGGCGGTGAAGCTCGGTGCCGCGCACTACCTCACGAAGCCAGCGGATGCCGACGAGATCGAGGCGGCGTTCGCACGCGGCGCGGGCGACGGAGACGCGACGCTGCCGATTCGGGAGGACGACGCTCCCAGCCTCGCGCGCGTCGAGTGGGAACACATCCAGCGGGTCCTCACCGACGCAGGTGGCAACATCAGCGTGGCCGCGAAGCGCCTCGGGCTCCATCGGCGCTCGCTGCAGCGCAAGCTGGGGAAGTACCCGGTCTCTCGCTGA
- a CDS encoding penicillin acylase family protein: MLAASRSRSRVATRCLVLFALLSSASAPGCGGGQTEDQAAVLAVPETARLVLPTLRREVHVVRTEANIPHIYAQNERDLRVVQGYLAASDRYFAIEAGRRLGWGELSSLVGDVALSGDQQARGQGLAVVAQRILDQLTPAQLDTFEAYAEGVNAYIDAVAETRAEPPTELTLLRLVLPRGEPIMRHVTGRDLIGWLAAVTFQQGFDSLDVDRASVEARLDDAFTGSGLPNEALRQAGVVQDLWEPVRPVFPATTTPGFGLTTGAMARAGAGLTGPRSLMPRRGPGVPSTMLDRVLARAERWEDLMHGGRDEDFGSNVWAMTAGATEDGVALLSGDGHLPLTVPSLLYHTGLDTSVFGGGRDPLRQLGLYFAGIPFMGVGTNGHVAYSITYMYGDLTDWYREEIQLDQNGAPQASRFEGEWHPLVGIDEEYEIANVPSFGSVGRTEVWRRYTTFDGRLIAEMEGRVVDADTVAGPGETVINVQGDYIIPEDTDMDGVITAISFDYTGFDIANTVQAADGLGRAHDVAEMREASRRFVGFGQNVGAADTNGDVWYGSYNALPCRDNLRNADRTWADGGDPRSLLDGTRYGAFEIRLNDEGLPDETDPEHCLVPFEEWPMAISPSTGFIMNANNDIAGTTLDDDLTNDAWYIGYDFSSGYRANTISTRLSELASSQTGSLQAMRALQADHHSPVGRQLAPLAVAAITRARMLNEGDPVLTPDQQRLVDLYTASQSTFDEVETRLTTWLARGAQAESGVETFYETPTVEQREAAVATMIWNEWLRGMHDAIFGDEGIDFVFAPSSALRIKALVWLLEGRGANNPSNLSSWDPSTGESVFFDDVNTAEVERSDEVLLRALGAALGRLTAAPDPEEPGVGGFDTNDMSEWLWGLRHQVRFQALVTQFAGDIPEVALLGRDINTTRLPLMPDLPDTDPRASARWFPRHSDLYCVDAGHPPLTTGSPYSFGNGPVMRMVFRMEPGNVTGVNVVPGGQSAIAASSHFDDQARLWLANDVLPARFELADVLAGASGREVYSPR, from the coding sequence ATGCTCGCTGCATCTCGCTCCCGCTCGCGGGTGGCCACGCGCTGCCTGGTCCTGTTCGCGCTCCTGTCATCGGCCTCAGCCCCTGGGTGTGGAGGTGGCCAGACGGAGGACCAAGCGGCTGTGTTGGCCGTCCCCGAGACCGCTCGCCTGGTGCTGCCGACACTGCGACGCGAAGTTCACGTCGTCCGCACCGAGGCGAACATCCCGCACATCTACGCGCAGAACGAGCGCGACCTGCGCGTGGTACAAGGCTACCTGGCCGCCTCGGACCGCTACTTCGCCATCGAAGCCGGCCGGCGGCTGGGCTGGGGTGAGCTCTCGTCGCTGGTCGGCGACGTCGCACTCTCCGGTGACCAGCAAGCACGCGGCCAGGGCCTGGCCGTGGTGGCCCAGCGCATCCTCGACCAGCTCACCCCCGCGCAACTGGACACGTTCGAGGCCTACGCCGAAGGCGTGAACGCCTACATCGACGCGGTCGCCGAGACGCGCGCGGAGCCCCCCACCGAGCTCACCCTGCTGCGGCTCGTGCTCCCACGCGGTGAACCGATCATGCGTCACGTCACGGGCCGTGACCTGATCGGCTGGCTCGCAGCGGTGACCTTCCAGCAAGGTTTCGACAGCCTCGACGTCGATCGTGCCAGCGTGGAGGCGCGGTTGGACGACGCTTTCACCGGCTCGGGCCTGCCAAACGAGGCGCTGCGTCAAGCGGGCGTGGTGCAGGACCTGTGGGAGCCCGTGCGCCCTGTGTTCCCCGCCACCACCACCCCCGGCTTCGGCCTCACCACGGGCGCGATGGCGCGTGCGGGCGCGGGCCTCACGGGACCCCGCTCCCTCATGCCGCGTCGCGGTCCCGGCGTACCATCCACCATGCTCGACCGCGTACTCGCGCGCGCGGAGCGCTGGGAGGATCTCATGCATGGTGGCCGCGACGAGGACTTTGGCTCCAACGTGTGGGCGATGACGGCGGGCGCCACGGAGGACGGGGTCGCGCTGCTCTCGGGTGACGGGCACCTGCCGCTCACCGTGCCCAGTCTGCTGTACCACACGGGCCTCGACACATCGGTGTTCGGCGGCGGTCGCGACCCGCTGCGCCAGCTCGGGCTCTACTTCGCGGGCATTCCATTCATGGGCGTTGGCACGAACGGACACGTGGCCTACAGCATCACGTACATGTACGGCGACCTCACGGACTGGTACCGCGAGGAGATCCAGCTGGACCAGAACGGCGCGCCCCAGGCGAGCCGCTTCGAGGGCGAGTGGCACCCGCTCGTGGGCATCGACGAAGAGTACGAGATCGCGAACGTGCCGTCGTTCGGCTCTGTCGGCCGCACCGAGGTGTGGAGGCGCTACACCACCTTCGATGGGCGCCTGATCGCCGAGATGGAGGGGCGCGTGGTGGACGCGGACACCGTCGCCGGTCCGGGCGAGACGGTCATCAACGTGCAGGGCGACTACATCATCCCCGAGGACACGGACATGGACGGCGTCATCACCGCCATCTCGTTCGACTACACGGGCTTCGACATCGCCAACACCGTGCAGGCCGCAGACGGCCTCGGGCGCGCGCACGACGTCGCCGAGATGCGTGAGGCCAGCCGACGCTTCGTCGGTTTCGGGCAGAACGTGGGCGCGGCCGACACGAACGGCGACGTCTGGTACGGCAGCTACAACGCGCTGCCCTGTCGCGACAACCTGCGCAACGCCGACCGCACGTGGGCCGACGGCGGAGACCCGCGCTCGCTGCTCGACGGGACGCGCTATGGCGCCTTCGAGATTCGCTTGAACGACGAGGGCTTGCCCGACGAGACCGACCCGGAGCACTGCCTCGTGCCGTTCGAGGAGTGGCCGATGGCCATCTCGCCTTCGACCGGGTTCATCATGAACGCCAACAACGACATCGCGGGCACCACGCTCGACGACGACCTCACGAACGACGCCTGGTACATCGGCTACGACTTTTCTTCGGGCTACCGCGCGAACACGATCAGCACGCGCCTGAGTGAGCTCGCGAGCAGCCAGACCGGCAGCCTGCAGGCGATGCGCGCGCTGCAGGCGGACCATCACTCCCCCGTGGGCCGCCAGCTGGCGCCGCTCGCGGTGGCGGCCATCACGCGCGCCCGCATGTTGAACGAGGGCGACCCAGTGCTCACCCCCGACCAGCAGCGGCTGGTGGACCTGTACACGGCGAGCCAGTCGACGTTCGACGAGGTGGAGACGCGCCTCACCACCTGGCTCGCGCGCGGCGCGCAGGCCGAGAGCGGCGTCGAGACGTTCTACGAAACGCCCACCGTCGAGCAGCGTGAGGCAGCGGTCGCGACCATGATCTGGAACGAGTGGCTGCGCGGGATGCACGACGCCATCTTCGGCGACGAGGGCATCGACTTCGTGTTCGCCCCGAGCAGCGCGCTGCGGATCAAGGCGCTCGTCTGGCTGCTCGAGGGGCGCGGAGCCAACAACCCCTCGAACCTCTCCTCGTGGGACCCCAGCACGGGGGAGTCCGTGTTCTTCGACGACGTGAACACCGCCGAAGTGGAGCGCAGCGACGAGGTCCTCCTGCGCGCGCTCGGCGCTGCGTTGGGGCGCCTGACCGCCGCACCGGACCCCGAGGAGCCAGGAGTTGGCGGCTTCGACACCAACGACATGAGCGAGTGGCTGTGGGGCCTGCGCCACCAAGTGCGCTTCCAGGCGCTCGTGACGCAGTTTGCGGGGGACATCCCCGAGGTGGCCCTGCTGGGTCGCGACATCAACACCACCCGCCTTCCGCTCATGCCGGATCTGCCCGACACGGACCCTCGCGCGAGCGCTCGGTGGTTCCCGCGCCACAGCGACCTCTATTGCGTGGACGCTGGCCACCCCCCGCTGACTACGGGCTCCCCCTACTCCTTCGGAAACGGGCCAGTGATGCGGATGGTGTTCCGCATGGAGCCGGGCAACGTCACGGGCGTGAACGTCGTGCCGGGGGGCCAGTCTGCCATCGCGGCGTCGTCGCACTTCGACGACCAGGCGCGTCTGTGGCTTGCCAACGACGTGCTGCCCGCGCGTTTCGAGCTTGCCGACGTGCTCGCCGGAGCCAGCGGACGCGAGGTCTACAGCCCCCGCTGA
- a CDS encoding alkaline phosphatase family protein, whose product MFERCRGVMPNLAALMERGMHGPLRSCEPPITVPAWVCMTSGRDAGELGLYGFRNRVSGEYGLRTADSRDVRVKRVWDYLGDAGHRVAPLFVPLTYPPTPVRGVMASCFLTPEGAPFTFPRGLGAELEARHGPYHADVRDFRTEDLARIWAELHAMAVQHIDMARDVLARFDPAFMMMVEMGPDRFHHAFFADFDDAHPLRRADSPYADAPERYYAFLDTQLGRLLADVPDDCTIMVVSDHGAKSMQGGFCLNDWLRGNGWLSHDPLPSGPVALREAGVRWRETRAWAEGGYYARIFLNVQGREPEGCVPAADYERTRDALIEALATVRRPDGRPFPIRAEKPEQRYRAARGEPPDLMLYLDDLDHRALATVGHDALFRTSNDGGPDGCNHDWDGVLVMAGPGIPTGRRIEGATLLDVTPTALGRFGLRVEGLAGRDLLHGV is encoded by the coding sequence ATGTTCGAGCGTTGTCGCGGCGTGATGCCGAACCTCGCGGCCCTGATGGAGCGTGGGATGCACGGGCCACTGCGTTCGTGCGAACCGCCCATCACCGTGCCCGCTTGGGTCTGCATGACGTCGGGGCGCGACGCAGGGGAGCTCGGCCTCTACGGCTTTCGCAACCGCGTCTCGGGAGAGTATGGGCTGCGCACGGCCGACAGCCGCGACGTGCGCGTGAAGCGTGTGTGGGACTACCTGGGGGACGCCGGACACCGCGTAGCGCCGCTCTTCGTCCCGCTCACGTATCCGCCGACCCCCGTGCGTGGCGTGATGGCGTCGTGCTTCCTCACACCCGAGGGCGCGCCGTTCACGTTCCCGCGCGGGCTCGGTGCGGAGCTCGAAGCGCGGCACGGGCCCTATCACGCCGACGTGCGCGACTTCCGCACGGAAGACCTCGCGCGCATCTGGGCCGAGCTGCATGCCATGGCCGTGCAGCACATCGACATGGCGCGTGACGTGCTCGCGCGCTTCGACCCGGCGTTCATGATGATGGTGGAGATGGGCCCCGACCGCTTCCACCACGCGTTCTTCGCGGACTTCGACGACGCGCACCCCTTGCGTCGCGCAGACAGCCCGTACGCCGACGCGCCGGAGCGCTACTACGCGTTCTTGGACACGCAGCTGGGTCGCCTGCTGGCGGACGTGCCGGATGACTGCACCATCATGGTGGTGAGCGACCACGGCGCGAAGTCCATGCAAGGGGGCTTCTGCTTGAACGACTGGCTGCGCGGGAACGGCTGGCTCTCGCACGACCCGCTCCCATCAGGACCCGTGGCGTTGCGGGAGGCCGGGGTGCGCTGGCGCGAGACGCGCGCGTGGGCGGAGGGGGGTTACTACGCTCGCATCTTTCTGAACGTACAGGGGCGTGAGCCAGAGGGCTGCGTGCCCGCGGCCGACTACGAGCGCACGCGCGACGCGTTGATCGAGGCCCTCGCTACCGTGCGCCGTCCCGACGGTCGTCCATTTCCCATACGCGCCGAGAAGCCCGAGCAGCGCTACCGTGCGGCGCGCGGCGAGCCCCCCGACCTGATGCTCTACCTCGATGACCTGGACCACCGCGCGCTCGCCACGGTGGGCCACGATGCGCTGTTCCGCACCAGCAACGACGGGGGGCCTGACGGCTGCAACCACGACTGGGACGGCGTGCTCGTGATGGCGGGCCCAGGGATCCCGACTGGACGGCGCATCGAAGGCGCGACCCTGCTCGACGTCACGCCGACGGCGCTCGGACGCTTCGGGCTCCGGGTGGAGGGCCTGGCGGGCCGGGACCTGTTGCACGGTGTCTGA
- a CDS encoding alpha/beta hydrolase: MRRGGPPTLGGAQLWNDVRAWRGYRVQSFAPSPSQHRLLSPRDAALLVGSRAACVRAFDQIFETLPHEPERELVVLLHGLGRTSRSLRTLRHRLSDAGYATLALDYASTRGDVPQHAAHLADALAALPPRTATSFVTHSLGGIVARTLLTEHAERVAPLNPRRLFMIAPPSQGARVAARLDSAPFRAVFGPSGSRMARVHAGHAPSAIAAPTIPFAVIAGTLRAGRGVNPLIDGDDDGVVAVDEARLPGAALFALVRAPHTFIMDHPETIAHCLAFLGRDD, translated from the coding sequence ATGAGGCGCGGAGGTCCTCCGACGCTGGGCGGCGCGCAGCTGTGGAACGACGTGCGCGCCTGGCGAGGGTACCGCGTGCAGTCCTTTGCGCCCTCACCGTCCCAGCACCGGCTGCTGTCGCCCCGCGACGCCGCCCTCTTGGTGGGTAGCCGCGCCGCCTGCGTGCGAGCCTTCGACCAGATCTTCGAGACCCTGCCCCATGAGCCCGAGCGCGAGCTGGTGGTGCTGCTGCATGGGCTCGGCCGTACATCGCGCTCGCTGCGCACGTTGCGCCATCGACTCTCGGACGCGGGCTACGCGACGCTGGCGCTCGACTACGCCAGCACCCGCGGCGACGTCCCGCAACATGCCGCGCACCTGGCGGACGCGCTCGCCGCGCTGCCGCCGCGCACCGCGACCAGCTTCGTCACCCACAGCCTGGGCGGCATCGTCGCGCGGACGCTGCTGACCGAGCACGCCGAACGCGTGGCGCCCCTGAACCCACGACGCCTGTTCATGATCGCCCCGCCCAGCCAGGGCGCGCGGGTGGCAGCGCGCCTCGACAGCGCGCCGTTCCGCGCCGTGTTCGGCCCGTCGGGCTCGCGCATGGCACGCGTACACGCGGGTCACGCTCCGAGCGCCATCGCGGCGCCCACCATCCCGTTCGCGGTCATCGCCGGGACCCTGCGAGCGGGGCGCGGCGTCAATCCGCTGATCGACGGCGACGACGACGGTGTGGTCGCCGTCGATGAAGCGCGCCTGCCGGGTGCTGCCCTGTTCGCGTTGGTACGCGCGCCCCACACGTTCATCATGGACCACCCCGAGACCATCGCGCACTGCCTCGCGTTCCTCGGGCGCGACGACTGA
- a CDS encoding PilZ domain-containing protein gives MTLRHTAERRSIRRQVDLPCQAVAEEGFRLLGERVTDLSPEGMQVVSSAQVRVGEPVLVSFRAPYSDDWMDAEAEVARVVRGHRGTDKGRSIGLRFTHQSAFDRVMLSERLRHLVPPPPARQLRRDYAGFVRGVDFLSHKSLARHGFEYLSERL, from the coding sequence ATGACGCTGCGCCACACCGCCGAACGCCGCTCGATCCGCCGCCAGGTCGACCTCCCCTGCCAGGCGGTCGCCGAGGAGGGCTTCCGCTTGCTGGGCGAGCGCGTCACGGATCTGTCCCCAGAAGGTATGCAGGTCGTCAGCAGCGCCCAAGTGCGCGTCGGTGAGCCCGTGCTCGTGAGCTTCCGCGCGCCCTACAGCGACGACTGGATGGACGCGGAGGCGGAGGTGGCGCGCGTCGTTCGGGGGCATCGAGGCACCGACAAGGGGCGCTCCATCGGTCTGCGCTTCACTCATCAGTCGGCCTTCGACCGCGTCATGCTGAGCGAGCGGCTGCGGCACCTCGTACCCCCACCGCCAGCGCGTCAGCTGCGCCGGGACTATGCCGGCTTCGTGCGAGGCGTGGACTTCCTGTCTCACAAGAGCCTCGCGCGCCACGGGTTCGAGTATCTGAGCGAACGCCTCTGA
- a CDS encoding HAMP domain-containing protein: protein MPSTLPELRASVGVQNFGTLPPMEPRRKSLTHLGLRSQIVLALSVTFVLAFGLFAVALVRITQRGRADDRVSDVRAAATLFARALSAPSEQPRERFVALSAALLGEAGVRGVELEQLESEPWVRGVTGLGAPVDATLDDGRRLRLWVRAPAVDTSPHLSLVLGYVSVTGAFVLLLAYVALTALIVRPVERITQAVTRLAEGKLRHDVPVSGAAEVAELAVGFNRMAAQLRADRDALERRLQELLTTTRELEAAQAQVVRGERLASVGRLAAGVAHELGNPLSAVVGLLELVREGDLDAEESAEFLARAQRETERMHRIIRDLLDFARQGTAAVDPAAPSGDADVAAIVDETLRLLAPQKDMGRVRLERAFEEGLPHAAVDPEVVRQVALNLLLNAVDALAGDGLVRVTLAPDGEELLLQVSDSGPGIAPVVREHLFEPFVTTKAAGEGTGLGLAVVHGLVERAGGRIAADDATEEEGGGARFRVWFPTP, encoded by the coding sequence ATGCCGAGCACTCTACCAGAGCTTCGCGCCAGCGTGGGCGTGCAGAACTTTGGTACGCTCCCGCCGATGGAGCCGCGCCGCAAGTCGCTCACGCACCTCGGGCTCCGCTCCCAGATCGTGCTCGCGCTTTCGGTGACGTTCGTGTTGGCCTTCGGCCTCTTCGCGGTCGCGCTCGTGCGCATCACGCAGCGAGGACGGGCGGACGACCGTGTCAGTGACGTGCGCGCGGCCGCGACGCTCTTCGCTCGCGCCCTCTCGGCGCCGAGCGAGCAGCCGCGGGAGCGGTTCGTGGCGCTCAGCGCGGCGTTGCTGGGCGAAGCCGGGGTGCGCGGCGTAGAGCTCGAGCAACTGGAGAGCGAACCGTGGGTGCGCGGCGTGACGGGGCTCGGCGCTCCGGTCGACGCGACGCTCGACGACGGTCGTCGGCTGCGCTTGTGGGTGCGCGCGCCTGCGGTGGACACTTCGCCGCACCTGTCACTGGTGCTGGGCTACGTGTCCGTGACGGGCGCGTTCGTGTTGCTGCTCGCGTACGTTGCGCTCACCGCGCTCATCGTCCGGCCGGTGGAGCGCATCACGCAGGCCGTGACGCGCCTCGCCGAGGGCAAGCTGCGGCACGACGTGCCGGTCAGCGGCGCCGCCGAAGTGGCGGAGCTCGCCGTCGGCTTCAACCGCATGGCGGCCCAGCTGCGCGCCGATCGCGACGCGCTCGAGCGCCGCCTGCAGGAGCTCCTGACCACCACCCGCGAGCTCGAAGCGGCGCAGGCGCAGGTGGTACGGGGCGAGCGCCTCGCCTCCGTCGGGCGTCTCGCGGCGGGCGTGGCGCACGAGCTGGGGAACCCGCTGAGCGCCGTGGTGGGCCTGCTCGAGCTGGTGCGCGAGGGCGACCTCGACGCCGAGGAGAGCGCCGAGTTCCTCGCCCGCGCGCAACGCGAGACCGAGCGCATGCACCGCATCATCCGCGACCTGCTCGACTTCGCGCGTCAAGGCACGGCGGCGGTCGACCCAGCCGCGCCATCGGGGGACGCGGACGTCGCCGCCATCGTGGACGAGACGCTGCGCCTGCTCGCACCCCAGAAGGACATGGGGCGCGTTCGCCTCGAGCGAGCCTTCGAGGAGGGCCTCCCGCACGCCGCCGTGGACCCCGAGGTGGTGCGGCAGGTCGCGCTCAACCTGTTGCTGAACGCGGTGGACGCGCTCGCTGGCGATGGGCTCGTGCGGGTGACGCTCGCACCTGACGGGGAGGAGCTGCTGCTGCAGGTGAGCGACAGCGGGCCGGGGATCGCCCCCGTCGTGCGCGAGCACCTCTTCGAACCCTTCGTCACCACCAAGGCCGCTGGGGAGGGGACGGGGCTGGGTCTCGCCGTGGTGCATGGTCTGGTGGAGCGCGCGGGCGGTCGCATCGCGGCAGATGACGCCACCGAGGAAGAGGGGGGTGGGGCCCGCTTTCGCGTGTGGTTCCCGACGCCGTGA
- a CDS encoding lysophospholipid acyltransferase family protein — MKKWIGKTWLRVAGWTLEGEAPTEKRYVLIAAPHTSNWDLPFMLACSYIYDLPMHWMGKDSLFKAPLGWLLTPLGGLPIDRTKPGGVVQQLTERFADLAERDEAFVLAVPAEGTRSKKPMWKSGFYHIARSADVPIALSYLDWKTKRTGIGKVMRPSGDIKADMDQIRAFYAGMEGKFPGEFTPPLLREELEEETSEALSDVG, encoded by the coding sequence ATGAAGAAGTGGATTGGAAAGACGTGGCTGCGCGTGGCGGGCTGGACGCTCGAGGGCGAGGCCCCGACCGAGAAGCGCTACGTGCTCATCGCGGCGCCGCACACGTCCAACTGGGACCTGCCCTTCATGCTGGCGTGCTCGTACATCTACGACCTGCCCATGCACTGGATGGGCAAGGACAGCCTCTTCAAGGCGCCGCTCGGCTGGCTGCTCACGCCGCTCGGCGGTCTGCCCATCGACCGCACCAAGCCGGGTGGCGTCGTCCAGCAGCTGACCGAGCGCTTCGCGGACCTGGCCGAGCGCGACGAGGCGTTCGTGCTGGCCGTCCCCGCGGAGGGTACGCGCAGTAAGAAGCCCATGTGGAAGTCGGGCTTCTATCACATCGCCCGCTCGGCCGACGTGCCCATCGCCCTCAGCTATCTGGACTGGAAGACCAAGCGCACCGGCATCGGCAAGGTCATGCGGCCGAGCGGCGACATCAAGGCGGACATGGACCAGATCCGTGCGTTCTATGCGGGTATGGAGGGCAAGTTCCCAGGCGAGTTCACCCCGCCCCTGCTGCGTGAAGAGCTCGAGGAAGAGACGAGCGAAGCGCTCAGCGACGTGGGCTGA